One region of Citrus sinensis cultivar Valencia sweet orange chromosome 6, DVS_A1.0, whole genome shotgun sequence genomic DNA includes:
- the LOC102628065 gene encoding sister chromatid cohesion protein SCC2 isoform X3, with amino-acid sequence MSSFPSASTSGSGSGSGLGSTGQWGIGFSNTIHSEVAPCLPLPSLPVFCGATDPNLRLFDEASAGVSYRSLNRTEILTQSSRIADLLRVTDVSYLNLRDEAKPDPYSDMEPLELHNQVLQYNAEAFDLSGHIKEQVSGGESFERKDREPSILGASGLQRDYIGAQNPHLDRILTNDVSTSSSRKPKIKKKGGDNISSSAQPDPIEVQDATITNFCEMLEDFCGRAEIPTDDQNDTELLSLPVADVRIVVNEIMSLRAKKLLHLVSVDILVRLLRVLDHQIHRAEGLSVDEREHLDSDRVSMVFCALESIHAALAVMAHDHMPKQLYKEEIIERVLEFSRHQITDVMSAYDPSYRALHKTSESAALEVDEDEEVDADLGSASKRRRTMKNVKVKRSAFNRVSGAVNSILQKLCTILGLLKDLLLIERLSDSCILQLVKTSFTTFLVDNVQLLQLKAIGLLSAIFYSYTQHRTYVIDEILLLLWKLPSTKRALRTYHLPDEEQRQIQMVTALLIQLVHSSANLPEALRKATSGSTILEVQIDSSYPTKCHEAATDTCCLFWTRVLQRFTSVKTQDASELKVMMENLVMDLLTTLNLPEYPASAPILEVLCVLLLQNAGPKSKDVSARSMAIDLLGTIAARLKQEAVLCGRERFWMLQELVREDSSDQSYPKDLCCVCLDGRVEKRMFMCQGCQRLFHADCLGVREHEVPNRGWNCQLCLCRNQLLVLQSYCKSHCKGDINKSHSRSESNPETSDTITKLEIVQQMLLNYLQDAVSADEMNLFVRWFYVCLWYKDDPEAQQKSMYYLARLKSKEIVRESGTISLSLTRDTVKKITLALGQNNSFSRGFDKILHLLLVSLRENSPIIRAKALRAVSIIVEVDPEVLCDKRVQLAVEGRFCDSAISVREAALELVGRHIASHPDVGLQYFVKVAERIKDTGVSVRKRAIKIIRDMCTSNTNFTEFTTACIEIISRVNDDESSIQDLVCKTFYEFWFEEPSGLQTQYFGDGSSVPLEVAKKTEQIVEMLRGLPNHQLLVTVIKRNLALDFFPQSAKAAGINPMSLASVRRRCELMCKCLLERILQVEEMNNEGMEMRTLPYVLVLHAFCVVDPTLCAPVSDPSQFVITLQPYLKSQVDNRVVAKFLESVIFIIDAVLPLVRKLPSSVIEELEQDLKHMIVRHSFLTVVHACIKCLCSVSKISGKGLSTVEHLILVFFKYLDSHNPDSKQFQQVGRSLFCLGLLIRYGSSLLTTSYEKNIDIVSNLNLFKRYLRMEDFSVKVRSLQALGFVLIARPEHMLEKDIGKILEATLADSSHIRLKMQALQNLYEYLLDAENQMETDKGSSNEVEYTVEDGHSVPVAAGAGDTNICGGTIQLYWDKILGRCLDANEEVRQTALKIVEVVLRQGLVHPITCVPYLIALETDPQEVNSKLAHHLLMNMNEKYPAFFESRLGDGLQMSFVFIQSIGGGSSECRNQKFQSKAAGTMKGKSDGSSLTQARLGVSQIYKLIRGNRNSRNKFMSSIVRKFDNPSCSDLVIPFLMYCTEVLALLPFSSPDEPLYLIYTINRIIQVRAGALEANMKAMSTHLLQRDAQKTTYENGMVDQESAEPVFNHMTSMDLNGTIKEEPSAQPIFYHMSSIDLNGTVQPEPNDQPLLHRIPPLEAKVHVMSSGEPRDIPKDDLQKVQVDCISATALQLLLKLKRYLKIVYGLNDARCQAYSPSEPQKPGEPLTKQNIPFDISDTRVALPSTYEDLMQKYQEFKNALKEDTVDYAVYTANIKRKRPAPRKGVRYGRIIGGDDDEDYSDEEWGGGARKLSNSGRKSYSSRRR; translated from the exons ATGAGCAGCTTCCCGAGCGCTTCGACTTCTGGCTCTGGCTCGGGCTCGGGCCTAGGCTCGACCGGCCAGTGGGGGATCGGCTTTTCGAACACGATACACTCGGAAGTAGCTCCGTGCTTGCCGTTGCCTTCGCTTCCAGTGTTCTGCGGCGCTACGGATCCGAACCTGCGGTTGTTCGATGAAGCTAGCGCTGGTGTCAGTTATAGGTCGTTGAATCGTACTGAGATTCTCACTCAGTCGAGTCGAATTGCTGATCTACTTCGTGTAACCGATGTTTCGTACTT GAATCTTAGAGATGAGGCAAAGCCAGATCCCTATAGCGATATGGAGCCTTTAGAACTTCACAACCAAGTTCTCCAATATAATGCGGAAGCTTTTGA TCTCTCAGGTCATATTAAGGAGCAAGTTTCTGGCGGTGAAtcatttgaaaggaaagaccGTGAGCCAAGTATACTTGGCGCTAGTGGTTTGCAGAGAGATTATATTGGAGCTCAGAATCCCCACCTCGACCGTATCCTTACAAAT GATGTATCCACTTCATCTTCCCGAAAACCCAAAATCAAGAAGAAAGGTGGGGATAACATCTCTTCCTCAGCTCAGCCTGATCCTATTGAGGTTCAAG ATGCTACCATTACGAACTTCTGTGAGATGTTGGAGGATTTTTGTGGCAGAGCTGAAATTCCTACTGATGATCAGAATGACACAGAGTTGTTGTCTTTACCTGTTGCTGATGTCAGGATTGTTGTGAATGAAATAATGTCATTACGTGCAAAGAAACTTCTACATTTAGTCTCAGTAGATATTCTGGTGAGACTATTGCGGGTTCTAGATCATCAAATACATCGAGCAGAAGGTTTATCGGTTGATGAACGTGAGCAT CTAGATTCAGATAGAGTTTCCATGGTCTTTTGTGCCCTTGAATCGATTCATGCAGCTCTAGCTGTAATGGCTCATGACCACATGCCAAAGCAGCTTTATAAGGAAGAG ATCATTGAAAGGGTTTTGGAGTTCTCGAGGCATCAAATAACAGATGTTATGTCAGCTTATGATCCGTCATATCGTGCTCTGCATAAAACTAGTGAAAGTGCAGCACTTGAGG ttgatgaagatgaagaggtGGATGCTGACTTAGGTTCAGCTAGCAAGAGACGGCGCACAATGAAGAATGTGAAAGTGAAGAGATCTGCATTTAATAG GGTTTCTGGTGCTGTGAATTCGATACTTCAGAAGCTCTGTACAATTCTTGGTTTACTCAAGGATTTGTTGTTAATTGAGAGATTATCTGATAGTTGCATTCTGCAGCTGGTGAAGACAAGCTTTACGACATTTTTGGTGGATAATGTCCAGCTCTTGCAATTGAAGGCTATCGGTTTACTAAGCGCG ATATTCTATTCATACACCCAGCATCGCACTTATGTGATAGATGAAATACTTCTGCTTCTTTGGAAGCTGCCATCCACGAAAAGAGCATTGAGAACTTATCACCTACCTGATGAAGAACAGAGGCAGATTCAGATGGTCACTGCTTTGCTAATTCAGTTGGTTCATAGTAGCGCAAACCTCCCTGAAGCTTTGAGGAAAGCAACAAGTGGTAGTACCATATTAGAAGTCCAGATTGATTCTAGTTACCCAACTAAATGCCATGAAGCAGCAACAGATACATGCTGTTTGTTCTGGACCCGCGTTCTTCAGCGCTTTACAAGTGTAAAGACTCAGGATGCTTCTGAGCTGAAAGTTATGATGGAGAATCTTGTCATGGATTTACTGACAACTTTGAATTTACCGGAATATCCAGCATCTGCTCCTATTCTGGAG GTTCTCTGTGTCTTACTTCTACAGAATGCTGGGCCAAAATCTAAAGACGTCTCAGCACGTTCAATGGCCATTGACCTTCTTGGTACAATTGCTGCCAGGTTGAAGCAGGAAGCTGTCCTCTGCGGCCGGGAGAGATTCTGGATGTTACAAGAACTGGTCAGAGAGGATAGTTCTGATCAGAGTTACCCTAAAGATCTATGTTGTGTTTGCTTAGATGGAAGAGTTGAGAAAAGGATGTTTATGTGTCAAGGTTGTCAAAGATTGTTCCATGCTGATTGTTTGGGTGTAAGGGAACATGAAGTGCCAAATCGTGGCTGGAATTGTCAGCTTTGTCTCTGCAGGAACCAACTTCTTGTACTACAATCATACTGCAAGTCACATTGCAAGGGTGACATTAATAAGAGCCACAGTCGGTCAGAAAGCAATCCCGAAACTTCTGATACAATTacaaaacttgaaattgtTCAACAGATGCTCTTGAATTACCTTCAAGATGCTGTTTCTGCGGACGAAATGAATCTCTTTGTGCGATG GTTTTATGTGTGCCTATGGTACAAGGATGATCCGGAAGCTCAACAAAAGTCCATGTACTACCTTGCTAGACtgaaatcaaaagaaataGTGCGTGAATCTGGGACTATTTCATTGTCTTTGACTAGAGACACAGTTAAAAAGATCACTCTAGCACTGggacaaaataattctttctCTAGAGGGTTTGATAAGATCCTTCATCTGCTTCTG GTTAGTTTAAGGGAGAACTCTCCTATAATCAGGGCTAAGGCTTTACGAGCG GTTAGTATAATCGTCGAAGTTGATCCTGAGGTGTTGTGTGACAAACGTGTACAGTTGGCTGTTGAAGGAAGGTTTTGTGACTCAGCAATATCTGTAAGAGAAGCAGCATTGGAGCTCGTTGGCCGGCATATTGCTTCACATCCTGATGTTGGTTTGCAG TATTTTGTGAAAGTAGCAGAGAGGATAAAAGATACGGGAGTAAGTGTGCGGAAAAGGGCAATCAAAATCATCCGAGATATGTGCACTTCAAACACTAACTTCACTGAATTTACAACCGCTTGCATCGAGATCATATCTCGTGTTAATGATGATGAATCCAGTATACAG GATCTTGTCTGCAAGACCTTTTATGAGTTCTGGTTTGAGGAACCTTCTGGATTGCAGACTCAATATTTTGGAGATGGTAGTTCTGTTCCGTTGGAGGTGGCTAAGAAGACTGAGCAGATTGTTGAAATGTTAAGGGGGTTGCCAAATCATCAGCTTCTGGTCACTGTCATTAAGCGCAACTTAGCTCTTGATTTTTTCCCTCAGTCAGCTAAAGCTGCTGGGATCAACCCTATGTCACTTGCATCAGTACGTCGACGTTGTGAACTAATGTGCAAGTGCTTATTGGAAAGGATATTGCAG GTAGAGGAGATGAATAATGAGGGAATGGAGATGCGTACCCTTCCCTATGTGCTGGTCTTGCATGCATTTTGTGTGGTGGATCCAACACTTTGTGCACCTGTTTCAGACCCTTCCCAGTTTGTCATCACTCTGCAGCCATATCTCAAGAGTCAG GTTGATAATCGAGTGGTTGCAAAATTTCTAGAGAgtgtaatttttataattgatgCTGTGCTGCCCTTGGTTCGAAAGCTACCTTCGAGTGTCATTGAAGAACTGGAACAAGACTTGAAGCACATGATTGTTCGGCATTCTTTTTTGACAGTGGTCCATGCTTGCATCAA GTGTCTGTGCTCTGTGAGTAAAATATCAGGAAAAGGGTTAAGCACAGTTGAGCATcttattttggttttcttcAAGTATTTGGATAGCCACAATCCTGATAGCAAGCAG TTTCAGCAAGTGGGGCGGTCTCTTTTCTGTCTTGGATTGCTTATCCGTTATGGGAGTTCTCTGCTGACTACCTCatatgagaaaaatattgatattGTCAGCAATCTCAATCTTTTCAAAAGGTATCTTCGTATGGAGGATTTTAGTGTAAAGGTTAGATCTTTGCAG GCCTTAGGCTTTGTTTTGATTGCTAGACCAGAGCATATGTTGGAAAAGGACATTGGCAAGATATTAGAGGCAACATTGGCTGACTCTTCTCATATCCGACTTAAG ATGCAAGCTTTGCAAAATCTGTATGAATATCTTCTTGATGCGGAAAATCAAATGGAAACAGATAAAGGCAGTAGTAATGAGGTTGAATACACTGTAGAAGATGGCCACAGTGTACCTGTTGCTGCCGGTGCAGGGGATACAAACATATGTGGAGGTACAATTCAGTTGTATTGGGATAAGATTTTGGGAAGATGCTTGGACGCTAATGAGGAAGTTCGCCAGACTGCCCTTAAG ATAGTGGAAGTAGTGCTACGTCAAGGTCTTGTTCATCCTATTACTTGTGTTCCATACCTAATAGCGCTTGAGACAGATCCTCAGGAAGTGAACTCAAAGTTGGCTCATCATTTACTGATGAATATGAATGAAAA GTACCCTGCTTTCTTTGAAAGCCGCCTGGGAGATGGCCTTCAGATGTCATTTGTTTTTATACAATCCATCGGTGGTGGTTCTTCTGAATGTCGAAACCAGAAATTCCAATCCAAGGCTGCAGGAACTATGAAGGGGAAATCTGATGGAAGCTCTTTAACTCAAGCAAGGCTTGGGGTTTCACAAATTTATAAGCTTATTCGTGGGAACCGAAATTCGAGGAACAAATTTATGTCATCCATTGTCCGGAAGTTTGATAACCCAAGCTGTAGTGATTTAGTGATTCCTTTTTTGAT GTACTGTACTGAAGTCCTTGCCTTACTTCCATTTTCCTCACCTGATGAACCcctttatttgatttatacCATAAATCGAATTATACAAGTTAGAGCTGGAGCACTCGAGGCAAATATGAAAGCGATGAGTACCCATTTGTTACAAAGAGATGCTCAGAAGACCACCTATGAGAATGGAATGGTTGATCAGGAATCAGCTGAGCCTGTTTTCAATCACATGACTTCAATGGATTTAAATGGGACAATTAAGGAGGAGCCTTCTGCTCAGCCTATTTTCTATCATATGTCATCAATCGACTTGAATGGAACAGTGCAACCGGAACCCAATGATCAACCACTCTTACATCGAATCCCTCCATTGGAGGCAAAGGTGCATGTCATGAGTTCGGGTGAACCACGTGACATCCCCAAAGATGATCTTCAGAAAGTTCAG GTTGACTGTATTTCAGCTACTGCACTGCAACTTCTTCTGAAGCTGAAGAGGTACCTAAAGATTGTGTATGGTTTAAATGATGCTCGGTGCCAG GCATATTCTCCAAGTGAACCCCAAAAACCAGGAGAACCTCTTACCAAGCAGAACATCCCCTTTGACATCAGTGATACACGTGTTGCGTTGCCATCCACTTATGAAGACCTCATGCAGAAATATCAG GAATTTAAGAATGCATTGAAGGAAGATACAGTCGACTATGCAGTATACACAGCCAACATCAAAAGGAAGCGCCCTGCACCGAGAAAGGGGGTGAGATATGGACGAATTATTGGCGGGGATGATGATGAGGACTATAGTGATGAAGAATGGGGAGGTGGAGCTCGGAAGCTGAGTAATAGCGGCAGGAAAAGTTATAGTAGTAGAAGGAGGTAG
- the LOC102628065 gene encoding sister chromatid cohesion protein SCC2 isoform X4, producing the protein MRKLLSHIKEQVSGGESFERKDREPSILGASGLQRDYIGAQNPHLDRILTNDVSTSSSRKPKIKKKGGDNISSSAQPDPIEVQDATITNFCEMLEDFCGRAEIPTDDQNDTELLSLPVADVRIVVNEIMSLRAKKLLHLVSVDILVRLLRVLDHQIHRAEGLSVDEREHLDSDRVSMVFCALESIHAALAVMAHDHMPKQLYKEEIIERVLEFSRHQITDVMSAYDPSYRALHKTSESAALEVDEDEEVDADLGSASKRRRTMKNVKVKRSAFNRVSGAVNSILQKLCTILGLLKDLLLIERLSDSCILQLVKTSFTTFLVDNVQLLQLKAIGLLSAIFYSYTQHRTYVIDEILLLLWKLPSTKRALRTYHLPDEEQRQIQMVTALLIQLVHSSANLPEALRKATSGSTILEVQIDSSYPTKCHEAATDTCCLFWTRVLQRFTSVKTQDASELKVMMENLVMDLLTTLNLPEYPASAPILEVLCVLLLQNAGPKSKDVSARSMAIDLLGTIAARLKQEAVLCGRERFWMLQELVREDSSDQSYPKDLCCVCLDGRVEKRMFMCQGCQRLFHADCLGVREHEVPNRGWNCQLCLCRNQLLVLQSYCKSHCKGDINKSHSRSESNPETSDTITKLEIVQQMLLNYLQDAVSADEMNLFVRWFYVCLWYKDDPEAQQKSMYYLARLKSKEIVRESGTISLSLTRDTVKKITLALGQNNSFSRGFDKILHLLLVSLRENSPIIRAKALRAVSIIVEVDPEVLCDKRVQLAVEGRFCDSAISVREAALELVGRHIASHPDVGLQYFVKVAERIKDTGVSVRKRAIKIIRDMCTSNTNFTEFTTACIEIISRVNDDESSIQDLVCKTFYEFWFEEPSGLQTQYFGDGSSVPLEVAKKTEQIVEMLRGLPNHQLLVTVIKRNLALDFFPQSAKAAGINPMSLASVRRRCELMCKCLLERILQVEEMNNEGMEMRTLPYVLVLHAFCVVDPTLCAPVSDPSQFVITLQPYLKSQVDNRVVAKFLESVIFIIDAVLPLVRKLPSSVIEELEQDLKHMIVRHSFLTVVHACIKCLCSVSKISGKGLSTVEHLILVFFKYLDSHNPDSKQFQQVGRSLFCLGLLIRYGSSLLTTSYEKNIDIVSNLNLFKRYLRMEDFSVKVRSLQALGFVLIARPEHMLEKDIGKILEATLADSSHIRLKMQALQNLYEYLLDAENQMETDKGSSNEVEYTVEDGHSVPVAAGAGDTNICGGTIQLYWDKILGRCLDANEEVRQTALKIVEVVLRQGLVHPITCVPYLIALETDPQEVNSKLAHHLLMNMNEKYPAFFESRLGDGLQMSFVFIQSIGGGSSECRNQKFQSKAAGTMKGKSDGSSLTQARLGVSQIYKLIRGNRNSRNKFMSSIVRKFDNPSCSDLVIPFLMYCTEVLALLPFSSPDEPLYLIYTINRIIQVRAGALEANMKAMSTHLLQRDAQKTTYENGMVDQESAEPVFNHMTSMDLNGTIKEEPSAQPIFYHMSSIDLNGTVQPEPNDQPLLHRIPPLEAKVHVMSSGEPRDIPKDDLQKVQVDCISATALQLLLKLKRYLKIVYGLNDARCQAYSPSEPQKPGEPLTKQNIPFDISDTRVALPSTYEDLMQKYQEFKNALKEDTVDYAVYTANIKRKRPAPRKGVRYGRIIGGDDDEDYSDEEWGGGARKLSNSGRKSYSSRRR; encoded by the exons ATGCGGAAGCTTTTGA GTCATATTAAGGAGCAAGTTTCTGGCGGTGAAtcatttgaaaggaaagaccGTGAGCCAAGTATACTTGGCGCTAGTGGTTTGCAGAGAGATTATATTGGAGCTCAGAATCCCCACCTCGACCGTATCCTTACAAAT GATGTATCCACTTCATCTTCCCGAAAACCCAAAATCAAGAAGAAAGGTGGGGATAACATCTCTTCCTCAGCTCAGCCTGATCCTATTGAGGTTCAAG ATGCTACCATTACGAACTTCTGTGAGATGTTGGAGGATTTTTGTGGCAGAGCTGAAATTCCTACTGATGATCAGAATGACACAGAGTTGTTGTCTTTACCTGTTGCTGATGTCAGGATTGTTGTGAATGAAATAATGTCATTACGTGCAAAGAAACTTCTACATTTAGTCTCAGTAGATATTCTGGTGAGACTATTGCGGGTTCTAGATCATCAAATACATCGAGCAGAAGGTTTATCGGTTGATGAACGTGAGCAT CTAGATTCAGATAGAGTTTCCATGGTCTTTTGTGCCCTTGAATCGATTCATGCAGCTCTAGCTGTAATGGCTCATGACCACATGCCAAAGCAGCTTTATAAGGAAGAG ATCATTGAAAGGGTTTTGGAGTTCTCGAGGCATCAAATAACAGATGTTATGTCAGCTTATGATCCGTCATATCGTGCTCTGCATAAAACTAGTGAAAGTGCAGCACTTGAGG ttgatgaagatgaagaggtGGATGCTGACTTAGGTTCAGCTAGCAAGAGACGGCGCACAATGAAGAATGTGAAAGTGAAGAGATCTGCATTTAATAG GGTTTCTGGTGCTGTGAATTCGATACTTCAGAAGCTCTGTACAATTCTTGGTTTACTCAAGGATTTGTTGTTAATTGAGAGATTATCTGATAGTTGCATTCTGCAGCTGGTGAAGACAAGCTTTACGACATTTTTGGTGGATAATGTCCAGCTCTTGCAATTGAAGGCTATCGGTTTACTAAGCGCG ATATTCTATTCATACACCCAGCATCGCACTTATGTGATAGATGAAATACTTCTGCTTCTTTGGAAGCTGCCATCCACGAAAAGAGCATTGAGAACTTATCACCTACCTGATGAAGAACAGAGGCAGATTCAGATGGTCACTGCTTTGCTAATTCAGTTGGTTCATAGTAGCGCAAACCTCCCTGAAGCTTTGAGGAAAGCAACAAGTGGTAGTACCATATTAGAAGTCCAGATTGATTCTAGTTACCCAACTAAATGCCATGAAGCAGCAACAGATACATGCTGTTTGTTCTGGACCCGCGTTCTTCAGCGCTTTACAAGTGTAAAGACTCAGGATGCTTCTGAGCTGAAAGTTATGATGGAGAATCTTGTCATGGATTTACTGACAACTTTGAATTTACCGGAATATCCAGCATCTGCTCCTATTCTGGAG GTTCTCTGTGTCTTACTTCTACAGAATGCTGGGCCAAAATCTAAAGACGTCTCAGCACGTTCAATGGCCATTGACCTTCTTGGTACAATTGCTGCCAGGTTGAAGCAGGAAGCTGTCCTCTGCGGCCGGGAGAGATTCTGGATGTTACAAGAACTGGTCAGAGAGGATAGTTCTGATCAGAGTTACCCTAAAGATCTATGTTGTGTTTGCTTAGATGGAAGAGTTGAGAAAAGGATGTTTATGTGTCAAGGTTGTCAAAGATTGTTCCATGCTGATTGTTTGGGTGTAAGGGAACATGAAGTGCCAAATCGTGGCTGGAATTGTCAGCTTTGTCTCTGCAGGAACCAACTTCTTGTACTACAATCATACTGCAAGTCACATTGCAAGGGTGACATTAATAAGAGCCACAGTCGGTCAGAAAGCAATCCCGAAACTTCTGATACAATTacaaaacttgaaattgtTCAACAGATGCTCTTGAATTACCTTCAAGATGCTGTTTCTGCGGACGAAATGAATCTCTTTGTGCGATG GTTTTATGTGTGCCTATGGTACAAGGATGATCCGGAAGCTCAACAAAAGTCCATGTACTACCTTGCTAGACtgaaatcaaaagaaataGTGCGTGAATCTGGGACTATTTCATTGTCTTTGACTAGAGACACAGTTAAAAAGATCACTCTAGCACTGggacaaaataattctttctCTAGAGGGTTTGATAAGATCCTTCATCTGCTTCTG GTTAGTTTAAGGGAGAACTCTCCTATAATCAGGGCTAAGGCTTTACGAGCG GTTAGTATAATCGTCGAAGTTGATCCTGAGGTGTTGTGTGACAAACGTGTACAGTTGGCTGTTGAAGGAAGGTTTTGTGACTCAGCAATATCTGTAAGAGAAGCAGCATTGGAGCTCGTTGGCCGGCATATTGCTTCACATCCTGATGTTGGTTTGCAG TATTTTGTGAAAGTAGCAGAGAGGATAAAAGATACGGGAGTAAGTGTGCGGAAAAGGGCAATCAAAATCATCCGAGATATGTGCACTTCAAACACTAACTTCACTGAATTTACAACCGCTTGCATCGAGATCATATCTCGTGTTAATGATGATGAATCCAGTATACAG GATCTTGTCTGCAAGACCTTTTATGAGTTCTGGTTTGAGGAACCTTCTGGATTGCAGACTCAATATTTTGGAGATGGTAGTTCTGTTCCGTTGGAGGTGGCTAAGAAGACTGAGCAGATTGTTGAAATGTTAAGGGGGTTGCCAAATCATCAGCTTCTGGTCACTGTCATTAAGCGCAACTTAGCTCTTGATTTTTTCCCTCAGTCAGCTAAAGCTGCTGGGATCAACCCTATGTCACTTGCATCAGTACGTCGACGTTGTGAACTAATGTGCAAGTGCTTATTGGAAAGGATATTGCAG GTAGAGGAGATGAATAATGAGGGAATGGAGATGCGTACCCTTCCCTATGTGCTGGTCTTGCATGCATTTTGTGTGGTGGATCCAACACTTTGTGCACCTGTTTCAGACCCTTCCCAGTTTGTCATCACTCTGCAGCCATATCTCAAGAGTCAG GTTGATAATCGAGTGGTTGCAAAATTTCTAGAGAgtgtaatttttataattgatgCTGTGCTGCCCTTGGTTCGAAAGCTACCTTCGAGTGTCATTGAAGAACTGGAACAAGACTTGAAGCACATGATTGTTCGGCATTCTTTTTTGACAGTGGTCCATGCTTGCATCAA GTGTCTGTGCTCTGTGAGTAAAATATCAGGAAAAGGGTTAAGCACAGTTGAGCATcttattttggttttcttcAAGTATTTGGATAGCCACAATCCTGATAGCAAGCAG TTTCAGCAAGTGGGGCGGTCTCTTTTCTGTCTTGGATTGCTTATCCGTTATGGGAGTTCTCTGCTGACTACCTCatatgagaaaaatattgatattGTCAGCAATCTCAATCTTTTCAAAAGGTATCTTCGTATGGAGGATTTTAGTGTAAAGGTTAGATCTTTGCAG GCCTTAGGCTTTGTTTTGATTGCTAGACCAGAGCATATGTTGGAAAAGGACATTGGCAAGATATTAGAGGCAACATTGGCTGACTCTTCTCATATCCGACTTAAG ATGCAAGCTTTGCAAAATCTGTATGAATATCTTCTTGATGCGGAAAATCAAATGGAAACAGATAAAGGCAGTAGTAATGAGGTTGAATACACTGTAGAAGATGGCCACAGTGTACCTGTTGCTGCCGGTGCAGGGGATACAAACATATGTGGAGGTACAATTCAGTTGTATTGGGATAAGATTTTGGGAAGATGCTTGGACGCTAATGAGGAAGTTCGCCAGACTGCCCTTAAG ATAGTGGAAGTAGTGCTACGTCAAGGTCTTGTTCATCCTATTACTTGTGTTCCATACCTAATAGCGCTTGAGACAGATCCTCAGGAAGTGAACTCAAAGTTGGCTCATCATTTACTGATGAATATGAATGAAAA GTACCCTGCTTTCTTTGAAAGCCGCCTGGGAGATGGCCTTCAGATGTCATTTGTTTTTATACAATCCATCGGTGGTGGTTCTTCTGAATGTCGAAACCAGAAATTCCAATCCAAGGCTGCAGGAACTATGAAGGGGAAATCTGATGGAAGCTCTTTAACTCAAGCAAGGCTTGGGGTTTCACAAATTTATAAGCTTATTCGTGGGAACCGAAATTCGAGGAACAAATTTATGTCATCCATTGTCCGGAAGTTTGATAACCCAAGCTGTAGTGATTTAGTGATTCCTTTTTTGAT GTACTGTACTGAAGTCCTTGCCTTACTTCCATTTTCCTCACCTGATGAACCcctttatttgatttatacCATAAATCGAATTATACAAGTTAGAGCTGGAGCACTCGAGGCAAATATGAAAGCGATGAGTACCCATTTGTTACAAAGAGATGCTCAGAAGACCACCTATGAGAATGGAATGGTTGATCAGGAATCAGCTGAGCCTGTTTTCAATCACATGACTTCAATGGATTTAAATGGGACAATTAAGGAGGAGCCTTCTGCTCAGCCTATTTTCTATCATATGTCATCAATCGACTTGAATGGAACAGTGCAACCGGAACCCAATGATCAACCACTCTTACATCGAATCCCTCCATTGGAGGCAAAGGTGCATGTCATGAGTTCGGGTGAACCACGTGACATCCCCAAAGATGATCTTCAGAAAGTTCAG GTTGACTGTATTTCAGCTACTGCACTGCAACTTCTTCTGAAGCTGAAGAGGTACCTAAAGATTGTGTATGGTTTAAATGATGCTCGGTGCCAG GCATATTCTCCAAGTGAACCCCAAAAACCAGGAGAACCTCTTACCAAGCAGAACATCCCCTTTGACATCAGTGATACACGTGTTGCGTTGCCATCCACTTATGAAGACCTCATGCAGAAATATCAG GAATTTAAGAATGCATTGAAGGAAGATACAGTCGACTATGCAGTATACACAGCCAACATCAAAAGGAAGCGCCCTGCACCGAGAAAGGGGGTGAGATATGGACGAATTATTGGCGGGGATGATGATGAGGACTATAGTGATGAAGAATGGGGAGGTGGAGCTCGGAAGCTGAGTAATAGCGGCAGGAAAAGTTATAGTAGTAGAAGGAGGTAG